In bacterium, the following proteins share a genomic window:
- a CDS encoding DUF1648 domain-containing protein, with translation MRFHHIALLLVLLLVAAQLGWYAPRLPDRIAASFGADGAPSGYDTKTEFLAWYALSLALIAGVFLALPGLLCRLPPRYVNLPHADHWLAPERRGRTLAELGEALGWFGVCTLLFVAWAFHLSILANLREPVRLAAGPFWAGLALYLSYLVWWMVRLMKRFGRRGRY, from the coding sequence ATGAGGTTCCACCATATCGCCCTGCTGCTGGTGCTGCTCCTGGTCGCCGCCCAGCTGGGCTGGTACGCGCCGCGGCTGCCCGACCGGATCGCCGCCAGTTTCGGCGCCGACGGTGCCCCCAGCGGCTACGACACCAAGACCGAATTCCTGGCCTGGTACGCCCTGAGCCTCGCGCTGATCGCTGGTGTCTTCCTGGCGTTGCCGGGTCTGTTGTGCCGCCTCCCGCCCCGCTACGTGAACCTGCCCCACGCGGACCACTGGCTGGCGCCGGAGCGGCGGGGGCGCACGCTGGCCGAGCTCGGCGAGGCGCTGGGCTGGTTCGGCGTCTGCACGCTGCTGTTCGTGGCCTGGGCCTTCCATCTTTCCATCCTGGCGAATCTGCGCGAGCCGGTGAGGTTGGCGGCGGGGCCTTTCTGGGCGGGGCTGGCCCTCTACCTGTCCTATTTGGTCTGGTGGATGGTGCGTTTGATGAAGCGGTTCGGGCGGAGAGGGCGGTACTGA
- a CDS encoding VOC family protein, producing MTDLGLTHIALPVTDLDRSIDFYAVYAGMEVVHRRAGSQGEVAWISDRTRPFVVVLIERASVDAPLLAPGHLGVALSSRAEVDLRCDIAREEGVLVKEPEQAGPPVGYRAVLRDPDGHTVELTYGQQVGLTVAGEEEA from the coding sequence ATGACAGACCTGGGCCTGACGCACATCGCCTTGCCGGTCACCGACCTGGACCGCAGCATCGACTTCTACGCCGTGTACGCCGGCATGGAGGTCGTGCACCGTCGCGCCGGCAGCCAGGGCGAGGTGGCCTGGATCAGCGACCGAACGCGCCCCTTCGTGGTCGTGCTCATCGAGCGGGCGTCGGTCGACGCCCCGCTGCTGGCGCCCGGCCACCTGGGCGTGGCCCTGTCCAGCCGGGCCGAGGTGGACCTGCGCTGCGACATCGCCCGCGAGGAGGGCGTGCTGGTCAAGGAGCCCGAGCAGGCCGGCCCGCCGGTCGGCTACCGGGCGGTGCTGCGCGATCCCGACGGCCACACGGTCGAGCTCACCTACGGGCAGCAGGTCGGCCTGACGGTGGCGGGGGAAGAGGAAGCATGA